Sequence from the Candidatus Melainabacteria bacterium RIFOXYA2_FULL_32_9 genome:
ATAGAGAAATTTCTGTTAATAGGACTTTTTATACCTAATAATCTAGCAGTCTCAATAATTGAATCTACTCCAACTTTTAATGCAACTCGCACGGTAGGGGTATTTCTGGATAAAGTCAAAGCCTTTCTTACAGTCATTCTTCCCATGTATTTCCCGTCCCAATTGTGCGGAGACCAAACATTCCAACCGGTATTAAACGAGATCGGAGAATCAACAATCGGACTTTCAGGAGTTATTTTACCTAATCTAAGCCCTGTTAAATATACAACCGGCTTAAAAGATGATCCTGCGGCACGCTTTGCAAAAACAGCTCTGTTAAAATTACTTTTTTGATAATCCATGCCACCAACTAAGGCTTGAATATAACCATTATCAACATCAATTGATACCAAAGCTCCCTGAGTAACTCCAGAACCTTTAGGGATTGATTTCACCCCTTCTTTTATTGTCTTTTCTGCTATTTCCTGCACTTTTGGATCCAGAGTAGTATAAACACGCAGCCCGCCTCTTCTTACAACATCTTCCCCATATGTTTGTCTAAGTAAATATGATACATAATCAACAAAATAAGGGAATTTAGAATAACTTTGCTTTGGTGAAGCCAATTTTAAAGATTGTTCTTCTGCCTGAATTCTCTGCTTATGAGTTATATAACCATAATGTTCCATTCTTTCAAGAACAAGTTTTTGTCTGAATTTTGCGCCTTCAAAGTTTCTATAGGGAGAATACCCTTCAGGAGCTTTAATTAACCCTGCCAACAATGCCGATTCAGCTAAATCCAGTTTGCTTGCAGACTTTTTAAAGTATCTTCTTGCAGCTTTTTCTGCTCCATAAGATAAATTTCCCCAATAGATCTGATTTAAGTACATTTCAAGTATTTTATCTTTAGTAAAATTCTTTTCTACTCGAATAGCTAATATAGCTTCTATAAGTTTTCTTTTGAATGATCTTTCAGGAGATAAAAAAGAATTCTTTACCAGTTGCTGAGTTAGAGTACTACCCCCTTGAATAGAACCATCACCCGAAAAATTATTGAATCCTGCTCTTATCGTTCCAATTAAATCAATACCTTTATGAGAATAAAATCTGTTATCTTCAACGGCAATAACTGCCCTTTGAAGATAAGGAGATATTTTATCAAGTGAGACCAGGACTCTATCCTCATCTCCATGGATATTAGCAATAAGTTTATTGTTTATATCATATATTAACGTAGCCTGATCAGGTTTATGAGCCTTTAACATATCAGCATCAGGCAATTCACTTGCTAATTGTATAGTTTTAAACGTAAAAGTCATCGATATAAGAAAAGCAACAGCTAGCAAAGTCCCTAGCATTATCATAACCAATGTACGGTTTAATTGTTGTTTTTCTATCTCAGATTGTGTAGGGATATCAACAATCGAGAATTTATCAATCCGCCTTTTATTCATAAGCTGCGGACTCCCCTTTTAAAGCAAACTCAACTCCCCACATTATGATTGCTAAGCACAATATGAGTTAATAAAAATATATTTATCTAGCACTAATGCATTTTTATAGGTAGATATATTCCTATACAAAGCAATTTTAATTTTAATCAATACACTAGTGCATTGTTAATTTAATTTTGATGAGTTAATTTCTTCCGTCGCTGTTCAAACTCTACGAGTTTTCAAGGCTCCTCCAGAAACAAACTCATCATCAAAACTAATTTAACTGAGTACTAGTACTCTGACCGATTAATTTTGAAGGGAGGTATGTTTTCGCAGGAGCCTTACCTGTCTAACAGGCACAGCGACGGAGAAAATTTGCCTCCCTGAAATATCTTCATAACTTTTCGGTCACTTCACTAGGCTACTATTTTGCTAAAGTCTGCCAGCTTCAAGAACTTTTCTCTTATGTTACCCAGTAATGATAATCTATTTTGACGAATATCCATATTTGGATCCATTACAAGAACTTCATCAAAGAATTTTTCAATTACAGGTACACATGATTCGAGCTTTGAAACTAGTTCGTTATAATCAAGATTATCTTCATCTATACCTTTTGCGCAATTCCACAATTGACCTTCAATATCATGTACAAATAGACTAGGATCAGGTGTAGGATTAAATTGCTCAGATTTAATGATTCTATGAATTCTATTTGCTGCATCATGGAATAAATTATAATTTTCTTTTTCTACGAGTTTAGATAACACTTCAGTACGTTTTACAAGATCTTTCAGATCAGCTAAAGGATCTTTTGTACTTAATGCAGCCTCAACCACATCATATCTATAGTTTTCTGTCAGATAAATTCTCAATCTTTGAATAATGAAATCCCTTATCTCGCTGACTAAAATCCCTGTGTTCTCAATTTTTACAGGCTGAATAGATACTGCATTCTCAATAACTTTAGACAAATTAAGATTTATATCTTTCTTAATTATAGTAATAATAATACCTAGAGCAGCTCTTCTTAATCCTAACGGGTCAGCAGAGCCTGTGGGTATTTTACCTAAAGCAAAAACACCGGCAATTGTATCAATTTTGTCGGATATGCCAACAACCTGCCCTGTTATGCTATCAGCTAATTCTCCATCAGCTGAAACCGGCATATAATGTTCTGCAATTCCAACAGAAACAAGACAATCTTCTCCATCCAGCTTTGCATAATTCATACCGATAAAACCTTGAAGTTCAGTAAATTCTCTTACAAGCGAGGTTACAAGGTCAGCTTTGGATAAAAGTGCTGTTTTCTCAACGTTATCTATGGTGGCTTTATCCAGATTAAGTTCTTCACTTGTAAAGTAAGATATTTCTCTTATTCTACTTACTTTATCGTGGATAGTTCCAAGTCCTTTTTGGAATGTAACTCCTTTTAAATCCTCAATTCTGGATTCAAGAGTTCTTCTTGTATCTTCA
This genomic interval carries:
- a CDS encoding glycine--tRNA ligase subunit beta, which gives rise to MTKYLIEIGTEELPYKFIPSAMEQLKESLAKAFEGNRISYKDIKTYGTPRRLAVIVEDITESQPNIEKVIKGPPTKAAFDGNGNITQAGIGFAKKQNVNPEDLYKESVGNVEYVFAKVKEEGRKTGEVLKDIIPDIILRLQGSHFMRWGDLEVRFSRPIRWLVSLMDNEEVKIKIADIESTRCSRGHRFYNNKEVEITSPDSYMEDLYKAQVIIDTVKRREEIIKQASNIAKSVNGNVHLNPELVDEVTYIVEWPHPILGSFDKKYLVIPKDVIVTVMAAHQRYFPVFAENGQLLNYFITMANNDAAKALENIKRGNERVLKARLDDAIFFYTEDTRRTLESRIEDLKGVTFQKGLGTIHDKVSRIREISYFTSEELNLDKATIDNVEKTALLSKADLVTSLVREFTELQGFIGMNYAKLDGEDCLVSVGIAEHYMPVSADGELADSITGQVVGISDKIDTIAGVFALGKIPTGSADPLGLRRAALGIIITIIKKDINLNLSKVIENAVSIQPVKIENTGILVSEIRDFIIQRLRIYLTENYRYDVVEAALSTKDPLADLKDLVKRTEVLSKLVEKENYNLFHDAANRIHRIIKSEQFNPTPDPSLFVHDIEGQLWNCAKGIDEDNLDYNELVSKLESCVPVIEKFFDEVLVMDPNMDIRQNRLSLLGNIREKFLKLADFSKIVA